From a single Gimesia fumaroli genomic region:
- a CDS encoding DUF6807 domain-containing protein produces the protein MTSLPHSARCLLLMLVFCLAAPMATLNAADATLGQITIQTDAQAMENEPVFVTLPETGFAQDAVYLVETTDSNSQKIPAQIENRKPEADRLWFILPGKTAAGSKRVFDLKAEQLDVKTKVTIKDTGKAYQMRIGDRPVLNYNYKHIPAPDLLDPLYGRSAHIHPIWTPGGKIVSDEFPPDHAHQSGQFLAYTKAKFEGRATNFWEIKSKKGRVRFHRLISKQEGPVFAELKVEQEHVDLTGPEEKPALMEVWTIRVWNQPGKKPDFWLYDITSEARCGTESELKLPKYHYGGMAIRGGRGWSKENCRFLTSNGKTRENGNHDRSRWCDISGTRDKKNSWSGFTILSHPTNFRFPEPVRIHPSMPYMVFTPSALGDWGIEPGKPNVSRYRFLVHDGQAHPSTETVWQNYAHPPTASLKLNAKQN, from the coding sequence CAGTGCTCGATGCTTATTACTGATGCTGGTGTTCTGTTTGGCCGCTCCCATGGCGACTCTCAATGCGGCCGATGCCACGCTGGGGCAGATCACCATCCAGACCGATGCACAGGCGATGGAGAATGAACCGGTGTTTGTGACGCTGCCTGAAACCGGGTTTGCTCAGGACGCGGTTTACCTCGTGGAAACAACAGATTCGAATTCACAGAAGATTCCTGCACAGATTGAAAATCGAAAACCGGAAGCAGACCGGCTCTGGTTCATTCTGCCGGGAAAGACGGCCGCGGGAAGCAAGCGGGTATTCGATCTGAAAGCGGAACAACTTGATGTCAAAACCAAAGTCACAATCAAAGATACCGGGAAGGCGTATCAGATGAGAATCGGAGATCGTCCGGTTTTAAATTACAATTACAAGCATATTCCAGCGCCAGATTTACTCGACCCACTGTATGGACGCAGTGCTCACATTCATCCGATCTGGACTCCTGGCGGTAAGATTGTCTCTGACGAATTTCCCCCGGATCACGCGCATCAGAGCGGTCAGTTCCTGGCTTATACCAAAGCGAAATTCGAAGGACGGGCAACGAACTTCTGGGAAATCAAAAGTAAAAAAGGACGCGTTCGTTTTCACAGATTGATTTCGAAACAGGAAGGTCCCGTCTTTGCGGAATTGAAAGTAGAGCAGGAACACGTTGATCTGACCGGCCCGGAAGAAAAGCCCGCACTGATGGAAGTGTGGACGATTCGGGTCTGGAATCAGCCCGGTAAAAAGCCGGACTTCTGGTTGTATGATATTACATCAGAAGCCCGCTGCGGTACGGAGAGTGAACTCAAACTCCCCAAGTACCATTACGGCGGGATGGCGATTCGCGGCGGTCGTGGCTGGTCAAAAGAGAACTGCCGGTTTTTGACATCGAACGGCAAGACGCGCGAGAATGGTAATCACGATCGTTCACGCTGGTGCGATATTTCGGGGACACGCGACAAGAAAAACAGCTGGAGTGGTTTTACCATTTTGAGTCACCCTACGAATTTTCGTTTTCCCGAACCCGTACGAATTCACCCTTCGATGCCCTACATGGTATTTACGCCCAGCGCGCTGGGTGATTGGGGGATTGAACCGGGCAAACCAAATGTCAGCCGCTATCGTTTTCTGGTTCACGATGGACAGGCCCATCCGAGCACAGAAACAGTCTGGCAGAATTATGCTCACCCTCCTACCGCCTCGCTCAAGTTAAACGCCAAACAGAATTGA
- a CDS encoding amidohydrolase family protein: protein MIWDLHCHLSGVDGKTADERIAQLMGYADRMGVERLVFFMGWPFLTDPSPKQFRKQNDQVLQAISHWHDRAFGFVYLNAKYVDESIKELDRCVKNGPMVGVKLWVASRCNDPAIDPIIQHAAKLNALIYQHTWFKTGGNLVGESTPSDLALMAKRHPDTPLIAGHIGGDWELGLRAIQDSPNLYAGIGGFDPTAGITEMAVRTLGADRVLYGSDIGGRSFSSQLAKVQGADIPEVSKRLILGGNLKRLLTPILKKKGIKV, encoded by the coding sequence ATGATCTGGGACTTACATTGCCACCTGTCTGGGGTGGATGGAAAAACGGCCGATGAACGCATCGCCCAGTTGATGGGTTATGCGGACCGGATGGGAGTGGAACGGCTGGTCTTTTTTATGGGCTGGCCTTTTCTCACCGATCCGAGTCCCAAACAATTTCGCAAGCAGAACGATCAGGTGCTGCAGGCGATCAGCCACTGGCATGATCGTGCGTTTGGCTTTGTGTATCTCAATGCAAAGTATGTAGACGAAAGCATCAAAGAACTGGATCGCTGTGTCAAAAACGGCCCGATGGTCGGCGTAAAATTGTGGGTGGCCTCTCGCTGCAATGATCCGGCGATTGACCCGATCATTCAACATGCGGCGAAACTGAACGCGTTAATCTACCAGCATACCTGGTTCAAAACCGGGGGAAATCTGGTAGGTGAATCGACTCCCAGCGACCTGGCTCTGATGGCAAAACGACATCCCGATACACCATTGATCGCCGGGCATATCGGAGGCGACTGGGAACTGGGACTGCGGGCGATTCAAGACAGTCCCAACTTGTATGCCGGGATTGGCGGATTTGATCCGACTGCCGGAATCACGGAAATGGCGGTGCGAACGCTGGGGGCCGACCGCGTGCTGTATGGCAGCGATATCGGGGGCCGCAGTTTTTCTTCACAACTCGCCAAGGTTCAGGGGGCCGACATTCCTGAAGTATCCAAACGACTTATTCTGGGTGGGAATCTGAAACGACTGCTGACCCCCATTTTGAAAAAGAAGGGGATCAAAGTATGA
- a CDS encoding amidohydrolase family protein: MIFDVNVYLSRWPFRRLPHDETNQLVRKLKQNQIQQAFAGSFDGLLHKDIRTVNQRLVADCKTNGSDLLIPVGTINPRLPGWEDDVIACHEEWKMPGVRLHPNYHEYQLSDPAVKKLFAMAAERKLFVQIAMRMEDDRTHHPLMRIPDVNFEPLPDLMKQHDQLQVTILNGMKSLRGANLTRLTENPNLTIEIAMLEGVGGIEKLMKQVPYQQILFGSYLPFFYLESSLNKLKESDLGMEIETQITWENARARFLNASR, from the coding sequence ATGATTTTTGACGTGAATGTGTACCTCTCCCGCTGGCCGTTCCGACGTTTGCCGCACGATGAAACGAATCAGCTGGTTCGAAAACTGAAACAGAATCAGATCCAGCAGGCATTCGCCGGCAGTTTTGACGGTTTGCTGCATAAGGACATTCGCACGGTGAATCAGCGACTGGTGGCAGACTGTAAAACGAATGGCTCTGACTTGCTGATCCCCGTGGGAACGATCAACCCTCGTCTGCCCGGCTGGGAAGATGACGTGATTGCCTGCCATGAAGAATGGAAGATGCCCGGCGTGCGGCTGCATCCCAATTATCATGAATATCAACTGAGCGATCCCGCGGTCAAAAAACTGTTCGCGATGGCGGCAGAGCGAAAATTGTTTGTGCAGATCGCGATGCGGATGGAAGATGACCGGACGCATCATCCGTTGATGCGTATCCCCGATGTCAACTTTGAGCCCTTACCCGATTTGATGAAGCAACACGATCAACTGCAGGTGACGATTCTGAATGGAATGAAGTCACTGAGAGGGGCGAACTTAACCAGGCTAACTGAAAACCCGAATCTCACGATTGAAATTGCGATGCTGGAAGGAGTCGGCGGAATTGAGAAGTTAATGAAACAGGTGCCCTACCAGCAGATATTATTCGGTTCCTATCTGCCGTTTTTCTATCTGGAATCGAGTTTGAACAAGCTGAAAGAGTCTGACCTGGGAATGGAAATCGAAACGCAGATCACGTGGGAGAATGCCCGGGCGCGGTTCCTGAATGCGAGCAGATAA
- a CDS encoding preprotein translocase subunit SecA codes for MSIASHSYHWMKAGFRPKQSRLSRWSAVADQIIQRCEDLKKMTDDRLERYSLELRWRAKSGEPLKKILPEAYALVRESAWRTKNMAHFPVQLMGGIALFEGGIAEMQTGEGKTLTAVLPAYLRALMGKGCHVITVNDYLAQRDSEIMGPIFNKLGLSVGCITADMEDEDRRIAYGLDVTYGTANEMGFDFLRDRIRIGASAPGQLEQAITNHKASGKEPLVQRGNYFALIDEADSVLIDEARTPLIIGLIQPNDAASVNLFRWSNRATHQLESEVDFVYEPKKRSAYLTDQGCRKVLLMAKPSLLDSIDTERIYKQVEQSLVARFGFLKDRDYVVVDDEVVIVDESTGRMMDGRKWQDGLHQSIEAQEHVPITAATGQAARITVQSFFQNYSHLAGMTGTAALAEKEIRKTYKVSVTSIPTHRPCIRKGSKPRLFKTMQDKRMAVVEEIEHIRKKRCPILVGTPSVEASEALGDLLAMKAIPHQILNAKYHAQEAEIVKKAGEPSRVTIATNMAGRGTDILLSDEVRENGGLHVIATEMHTSARIDRQLIGRAARQGDPGNYQFFLSLEDELLRCLELTQLGKIIKSAKADDKGELPGSWISFFNNTQNFLEKLHHKQRRDMLKHEKHRIEMFHKMGLDPYLEWTD; via the coding sequence TTGAGCATCGCATCCCATAGTTATCATTGGATGAAAGCAGGGTTTCGTCCCAAGCAGTCACGCTTATCTCGTTGGAGTGCAGTGGCTGATCAGATCATTCAACGCTGTGAAGATCTGAAGAAAATGACCGACGATCGCTTGGAACGCTACTCTCTGGAATTGCGCTGGCGCGCCAAATCGGGTGAGCCATTAAAGAAAATTCTTCCGGAGGCTTATGCTCTGGTACGAGAATCCGCCTGGCGCACGAAAAACATGGCGCATTTCCCCGTGCAGTTGATGGGGGGCATTGCTCTCTTCGAAGGCGGCATCGCTGAGATGCAGACGGGGGAAGGAAAAACGTTGACCGCAGTCTTGCCGGCTTACCTCCGTGCATTAATGGGGAAAGGTTGTCATGTCATCACCGTGAATGACTACCTCGCGCAACGTGACTCGGAAATCATGGGTCCGATTTTCAATAAGCTGGGGCTTTCTGTCGGCTGTATTACCGCTGATATGGAAGACGAAGATCGTCGCATTGCTTACGGTCTGGATGTTACATACGGCACCGCGAATGAAATGGGCTTTGATTTTCTCCGCGATCGCATCCGGATCGGAGCCAGTGCACCGGGCCAGTTAGAGCAGGCTATTACAAATCATAAGGCATCAGGAAAAGAGCCACTCGTACAACGTGGAAATTATTTCGCGTTAATCGATGAAGCCGATAGTGTTTTGATTGATGAAGCACGTACCCCTTTGATTATCGGTCTCATTCAGCCGAATGACGCTGCTTCGGTGAACCTGTTTCGCTGGAGTAACCGGGCAACACATCAATTAGAGTCTGAAGTCGATTTCGTCTATGAACCGAAAAAGCGGTCTGCATATCTGACGGATCAGGGATGTCGCAAGGTCTTGCTGATGGCAAAGCCTTCTCTGCTGGATTCCATTGATACCGAACGGATCTATAAACAGGTCGAACAATCTCTGGTAGCCCGGTTTGGATTCCTCAAAGACCGGGATTATGTCGTCGTCGATGATGAAGTTGTCATTGTCGATGAATCGACGGGCCGCATGATGGACGGCCGGAAGTGGCAGGATGGCCTGCACCAGTCAATCGAAGCACAGGAGCACGTTCCTATTACCGCTGCCACCGGACAGGCAGCACGCATCACCGTACAAAGTTTCTTCCAGAATTATTCGCATCTGGCAGGTATGACGGGGACCGCCGCATTAGCGGAAAAAGAGATCCGTAAGACCTATAAAGTCTCTGTGACCTCGATTCCCACACATCGCCCCTGTATTCGTAAAGGGAGCAAGCCGCGTCTCTTCAAAACCATGCAGGATAAACGCATGGCAGTGGTCGAGGAAATTGAACACATCAGAAAAAAACGCTGCCCGATTCTTGTCGGAACACCTTCCGTAGAAGCATCGGAAGCGCTGGGTGATTTACTGGCGATGAAGGCCATTCCGCATCAGATCCTCAATGCAAAGTATCATGCGCAGGAAGCGGAAATTGTAAAGAAAGCGGGCGAGCCGTCGCGTGTTACCATTGCCACAAATATGGCCGGGCGTGGAACCGATATTCTACTCTCCGACGAAGTCCGTGAAAACGGAGGTCTGCACGTCATCGCCACCGAAATGCATACGTCCGCTCGGATTGACCGCCAGTTGATTGGTCGGGCAGCCCGGCAGGGGGATCCGGGAAACTATCAGTTCTTTCTCTCTCTCGAAGATGAATTGCTGCGTTGCCTGGAGCTGACTCAGCTCGGAAAAATTATTAAATCCGCGAAAGCAGATGACAAAGGAGAGCTGCCGGGGAGTTGGATTTCTTTCTTCAACAATACGCAGAACTTCCTGGAGAAACTCCATCACAAGCAGCGCCGTGATATGCTGAAACACGAAAAGCACCGCATCGAAATGTTTCACAAAATGGGACTCGATCCCTATCTGGAGTGGACGGACTGA
- a CDS encoding peptidylprolyl isomerase has protein sequence MISKFVDNLWRPRRSKHHRRSKRAIAPISATEKLEDRTLLSGQDLIGFAQALTAANVTLYGAAWDANTTEQKALLEDGASFLQFVDVTNANRTLNANASTVGILLQEDVRPIWRLDDGTLIDGSTITSLQDLSTATGVAITMSEGPYLKEIADQNLISGTGLHVALDGFDPDNGELKYTAVSSDDTKVQVRVLEGNRSLRISVAGYGDMVFELFEGRASRATEKITALAEAGFYDGVEFHRIFGGGFLRGGFNPSFDLGTLPPGVASYFDDQFHNELQHVQSGLLTMYKAPVTDELVTDDLNFSQFIVTNDVSRNYDFQNTIFGYLVEGEEVRDALSKIPETDEFPDFTVTMETVDVFTDDENATLVLTANESFTGSATITVTVEDEDGNIQQRQFQVNATNDMITDATDVENAKPYLLDIPDLQVRPGESIQYQLVGVDADMGAVNGNSEIQYFSQGDLPALSLPASVPSGMSYDVNETTGLLQIYTSPGMAFGVYEITVAVGFNNITDLVEDEIYGDQEFVDYQVVTVIVNDPAIANDDYLAVQGDMDSLDVLQNDTTESGESIVIDMETGELREGYSVEIETQPTHGGTVTFNPATGKVDFVSNGSTYIGLDSFTYRVKDSLGALSEIGTVTFSMAPEGVILVTSLLEDDPTKVTLRNAIIAANLDTAVGAAAAGNGSDTIMFDPALFIDQETSNIISQTIDLKGGDQELEITDSLTIIAPTSENGDPLLTLDATLDGGDSSRHFKITDGLAGNTFLVSLQNLILIEGKTNDNGGSIFNAEHLVLSNSQLLNNESSMGLGGAIYNTGTLELTNTVLQSNHAITSSGGAIASFFGSVTLTQSTIDDSDAEGSGGGIYAVNSDVTLINSVISNNTGFTGGGGGLYQNQGLLTVTGSSFINNMIQNTLDGGGVYANETTTSISGSTFHMNQSSGSGGGLYQNLGDLSVRNSTFSENEAVFGNGGAIYTSAITVAVVNSTISGNTASENGGGIFFEDHINFDSGTIDNSTIAANHADMDGGGLHFQFIQEKIRANHTIIADNTASGSGADGLGSLSGYYSLIEDTSGLDLLGGVNFITGQDPGLLPLADNGGLTQTHALDSGSIAIDAGDLAFDPNTFTPALTLDQRGSSRIADGSNDTVARVDIGAYEAEAVLGSTDLIVKRSATNPGSSGELSSLPANVDFIDEWNPVLVEIWVSITNSSENGVASALVDFNFDAQYLVADSIEYGSAFSENQTGIIDNETGMITGLGASTNLSGYGAESHVLLARVHLSVKPVALETDGHYIEPVADLNFEILNSSVISSVGAATVTEGAAVNLTLVPALYDLNDNGSIDIRDLILFINVYNQTTGESAAPGVWAADFDRSGKVNVRDLSLLITNYRKVQGSGNFFVYPSNFDEIWQQNNLITSFINPEDSNSQSLTLDLVDPVLEAATEQLTETHGDSVSAQLDDVKIEIVELPGNQIAKSNAETNTVYLDVNAAGWGWFVDSTPFLNEEYNETALGIFDAALFSSADGQIDLLTVLLHELSHLLGYDHSHESALMEPVLDPGERKLSTYDESDDFFSGYLDSDFGGLN, from the coding sequence ATGATCTCAAAATTCGTTGACAACCTGTGGCGTCCCCGAAGAAGCAAACACCATCGCCGTTCGAAACGAGCCATTGCTCCGATTTCTGCTACAGAAAAGCTGGAAGATCGAACCTTGCTCAGCGGACAGGACCTGATTGGTTTCGCACAGGCACTGACGGCCGCCAATGTCACTCTATATGGTGCTGCCTGGGATGCCAATACGACAGAGCAAAAAGCTTTACTGGAAGATGGTGCCTCATTTCTGCAGTTTGTTGATGTGACCAATGCGAACCGCACATTGAACGCGAACGCTTCTACCGTTGGTATTCTTCTCCAAGAGGATGTACGTCCTATCTGGCGACTCGATGATGGGACCTTGATCGACGGAAGTACGATCACATCCCTGCAAGATTTATCCACGGCAACCGGTGTCGCGATTACAATGTCAGAAGGGCCGTACCTGAAAGAGATTGCCGACCAGAATTTGATTTCCGGGACTGGCCTGCACGTGGCGCTGGATGGATTCGATCCTGACAATGGCGAGTTAAAATATACTGCTGTAAGCAGCGACGATACAAAGGTCCAAGTTCGGGTTCTTGAAGGCAATCGCAGCCTGCGTATCTCTGTCGCAGGTTACGGCGACATGGTCTTTGAATTATTTGAAGGCCGCGCATCAAGGGCCACCGAGAAGATTACGGCCTTAGCCGAAGCTGGTTTTTATGACGGTGTCGAATTCCACCGAATTTTTGGAGGTGGCTTTTTGCGGGGTGGTTTCAACCCCAGTTTCGACCTCGGTACTCTGCCTCCAGGCGTCGCCAGTTACTTCGATGATCAATTTCACAATGAACTTCAGCATGTGCAGTCGGGCCTGCTTACAATGTATAAAGCACCTGTCACGGACGAGCTTGTGACTGATGATCTTAATTTCTCCCAGTTTATTGTCACCAATGACGTAAGTCGAAATTATGATTTCCAGAATACCATCTTTGGATATCTCGTCGAGGGAGAAGAAGTCCGTGACGCGCTGAGTAAAATTCCAGAGACGGATGAATTCCCTGACTTTACCGTTACGATGGAAACGGTTGATGTCTTCACCGATGATGAAAATGCCACGCTGGTTTTAACGGCAAATGAAAGCTTCACCGGGTCGGCAACGATCACTGTCACAGTCGAAGATGAAGATGGCAACATTCAGCAACGCCAATTTCAGGTGAATGCGACGAATGACATGATTACGGATGCCACTGATGTGGAGAATGCCAAACCGTATCTGTTAGATATTCCGGATTTACAGGTCCGACCTGGAGAATCGATTCAATATCAACTGGTAGGAGTCGACGCAGACATGGGAGCTGTCAATGGTAATTCCGAAATCCAATACTTTTCACAAGGCGATCTCCCTGCGCTGTCTCTTCCCGCATCGGTCCCGTCGGGAATGTCCTATGACGTGAACGAGACGACAGGACTACTCCAAATCTACACTTCACCGGGAATGGCATTCGGAGTTTATGAAATTACCGTTGCCGTAGGCTTTAACAATATCACCGATCTAGTTGAAGATGAAATTTATGGTGACCAGGAATTTGTTGACTATCAGGTTGTGACAGTGATTGTGAATGACCCTGCGATTGCCAACGACGATTACCTGGCAGTCCAGGGTGATATGGATTCATTAGATGTTCTCCAGAATGATACGACTGAATCCGGGGAATCGATTGTTATTGACATGGAAACCGGTGAATTGCGTGAAGGCTATTCTGTGGAGATCGAAACCCAGCCTACTCACGGAGGGACGGTCACCTTCAACCCTGCAACCGGGAAAGTTGATTTTGTTTCCAATGGTTCAACTTATATCGGACTGGATAGTTTTACTTACCGAGTCAAAGACAGTCTGGGCGCCCTTTCCGAAATTGGTACTGTCACTTTTTCGATGGCTCCTGAAGGAGTGATTCTGGTCACATCGTTGCTTGAGGACGATCCAACCAAAGTTACCTTGCGTAATGCGATTATAGCCGCCAATCTTGATACTGCAGTGGGAGCCGCCGCTGCGGGTAATGGCTCTGATACAATTATGTTCGATCCGGCTTTATTTATCGATCAAGAGACATCGAACATCATCTCCCAGACAATAGATCTTAAAGGGGGAGATCAAGAGCTTGAGATTACCGATTCCCTCACGATTATCGCCCCGACTTCAGAAAATGGAGATCCGCTGTTAACCCTCGACGCCACTCTCGATGGTGGTGATTCGTCCCGCCATTTTAAAATTACCGATGGATTAGCAGGCAATACTTTTCTGGTCAGTCTGCAAAACCTGATTTTGATCGAGGGAAAGACCAATGATAACGGCGGTTCTATTTTCAACGCGGAACATCTGGTGCTCAGCAACAGCCAATTGCTGAATAATGAATCATCAATGGGGCTGGGTGGGGCTATTTATAATACGGGCACGCTTGAACTCACAAATACGGTTTTGCAATCAAACCATGCGATCACTTCCAGTGGTGGTGCCATTGCCAGCTTTTTCGGTTCGGTCACACTGACTCAGTCCACTATTGATGATAGTGATGCTGAAGGTTCTGGCGGCGGTATCTACGCCGTGAACTCTGATGTCACCTTAATCAATAGCGTCATTTCGAATAATACCGGTTTCACTGGCGGTGGAGGTGGACTTTATCAAAATCAGGGCCTACTCACCGTGACTGGTTCTTCCTTTATCAACAATATGATTCAAAATACCTTAGATGGTGGCGGCGTCTATGCCAATGAAACCACGACCAGTATTTCCGGCTCGACGTTCCATATGAACCAAAGCTCTGGTTCGGGTGGCGGCTTATACCAGAATTTGGGAGATCTGTCGGTACGCAATAGTACATTCTCTGAAAATGAAGCCGTGTTTGGAAACGGCGGGGCAATTTATACCAGCGCCATTACGGTTGCTGTTGTGAATTCAACAATATCGGGGAATACGGCGAGCGAGAACGGCGGAGGAATTTTCTTTGAAGATCATATCAACTTCGATAGTGGAACAATCGACAACAGCACAATCGCCGCAAACCATGCCGACATGGACGGCGGAGGACTCCACTTTCAATTCATCCAGGAAAAAATCAGGGCCAATCATACGATTATTGCTGATAACACAGCATCGGGCAGTGGCGCCGATGGGCTGGGTTCTTTAAGTGGCTATTACAGCCTCATCGAAGATACCAGTGGGTTAGATCTTCTGGGAGGGGTCAATTTTATCACGGGTCAGGACCCGGGATTACTTCCCCTGGCGGACAATGGCGGTTTGACTCAAACCCATGCGCTTGATTCAGGCAGCATCGCGATTGATGCAGGTGATCTCGCGTTTGACCCCAATACCTTTACGCCGGCATTGACCTTAGACCAGAGAGGTTCATCACGCATTGCCGACGGTAGTAACGACACTGTAGCTCGTGTGGATATTGGTGCCTACGAAGCGGAAGCCGTCCTGGGAAGTACCGACCTGATTGTAAAGCGGAGTGCCACGAACCCAGGATCTTCTGGCGAACTGAGTTCGTTACCTGCCAATGTCGATTTCATTGATGAGTGGAACCCGGTTCTTGTCGAGATCTGGGTGAGTATCACCAATTCATCTGAAAATGGTGTCGCCTCTGCTCTGGTTGACTTTAACTTTGATGCCCAGTATCTGGTTGCAGATTCGATTGAGTACGGCTCTGCCTTTTCCGAGAATCAAACTGGAATCATTGATAATGAAACAGGAATGATTACTGGTTTAGGAGCCTCAACCAACCTTTCTGGTTATGGAGCTGAATCACACGTCCTGCTGGCACGTGTTCATCTCTCAGTCAAACCTGTAGCATTAGAGACTGACGGACACTACATCGAGCCCGTTGCCGATTTGAATTTCGAAATTTTAAATAGTAGTGTGATCTCATCGGTCGGAGCAGCCACCGTCACTGAGGGAGCTGCAGTCAATCTGACGCTGGTTCCCGCCTTGTATGATCTCAATGATAATGGTTCTATCGACATCAGGGACCTGATCCTTTTTATTAACGTTTACAACCAAACAACGGGAGAGTCCGCAGCCCCCGGTGTCTGGGCTGCTGACTTTGATCGCTCAGGGAAAGTGAATGTTCGTGACCTGTCTCTGCTTATTACTAACTACCGGAAAGTTCAGGGAAGCGGAAACTTCTTTGTCTATCCTTCAAATTTTGATGAAATCTGGCAGCAAAATAATCTGATCACCTCATTCATCAATCCGGAAGACTCAAATTCCCAAAGCCTGACTTTAGACCTGGTTGATCCGGTGCTTGAGGCTGCTACAGAACAGCTGACTGAAACCCACGGGGATTCGGTCTCAGCACAATTGGACGATGTGAAGATTGAGATCGTCGAACTTCCAGGGAATCAAATCGCAAAATCAAATGCCGAAACCAATACGGTCTATCTGGATGTGAATGCCGCAGGGTGGGGCTGGTTTGTTGATTCGACTCCGTTCCTGAATGAAGAATACAACGAAACAGCGTTGGGAATATTTGATGCTGCCTTGTTCAGTTCTGCAGACGGCCAGATTGATCTTCTGACTGTCCTGCTGCATGAACTAAGCCATCTTCTGGGTTACGACCATAGTCACGAAAGTGCTCTCATGGAGCCCGTCCTGGATCCGGGAGAACGAAAACTCAGCACTTACGACGAATCGGATGATTTCTTCAGTGGCTACCTTGATTCAGATTTTGGGGGGCTCAATTAA